A genome region from Passer domesticus isolate bPasDom1 chromosome 27, bPasDom1.hap1, whole genome shotgun sequence includes the following:
- the LOC135286749 gene encoding uncharacterized protein LOC135286749 isoform X2, whose protein sequence is MDMEQGRELNTSPVLILKPKEPSLGDHGTVTLVVALTLSADGVSSLHSSRTNSYPPQHLLGHEGKISAGDLRAKVKKKLHKAESIKAAKITVPHQPQFARLKHVVEKISSSWGQNQMEPRLNWQALNSWDLTSGLNHILDKSVDRHLRGEVEDLALRQNYVNSHKQPKKEDSQYWVGHNQLFYQVLSPVKSEGEPTATITKDEQRLNSNLDFLSDPLVQGQHAVSSRGGATAEKEHSSLGGHLLLMPDTTDTHWKQQEEGSRFLNKPWSPQSPDLAPVPGELLEAVVDRQLRLLVPDKSLQMFMAHVERALRRDCSLPQLQQACAKMVSKTGLLLKVLSERQETHGAYDPMGRCPLQENISRRTALEEDQEPTEKMRFLSHEGASQASHTRKLWLRRFCVKLVQRGRKDNKEAQNVEQQRAESSSHRQPLSLHARASLLLKGLPSIGALQRFSLFRKSEVPLVQCITDSYESDKKGFQEET, encoded by the exons ATGGACATGGAACAAGGCAGAGAGCTGAACACCAGCCCCGTGTTGATCCTCAAGCCCAAGGAGCCTTCACTGGGAGATCATGGAACTGTAACACTTGTGGTTGCCCTGACCCTGAGTGCTGATGGTGTCAGCAGCCTGCATAGCTCCAGAACAAATTCATATCCCCCTCAGCATCTCTTGGGGCACGAAGGCAAAATAAGTGCTGGTGACCTGAGGGCCAAGGTCAAGAAGAAGCTGCACAAGGCTGAAAGCATCAAGGCTGCAAAAATCACTGTCCCACACCAGCCCCAGTTTGCCAGGCTGAAGCATGTGGTGGAAAAGATCTCCTCAAGCTGGGGTCAAAATCAGATGGAACCACGTTTGAATTGGCAAGCACTGAACTCCTGGGATCTAACTAGTGGGTTAAACCACATTCTTGACAAATCTGTTGACAGGCACCTCAGAGGTGAGGTGGAAGATTTAGCTCTAAGGCAGAACTATGTCAATTCCCACAAACAGCCAAAAAAGGAAGACAGCCAGTATTGGGTTGGACATAATCAGCTTTTCTACCAGGTCTTGAGCCCTGTGAAATCAGAGGGAGAGCCCACAGCAACCATCACCAAAGATGAGCAGCGTCTAAACAGCAACCTGGATTTTCTCTCTGACCCATTGGTTCAGGGCCAACatgctgtgagcagcagaggaggagccACGGCTGAGAAGGAGCATTCCTCTCTAGGTGGGCACCTCCTGCTCATGCCTGACACCACAGACACACACTGGAAGCAACAGGAAGAAGGTTCCAGGTTCCTCAATAAACCTTGGAGCCCCCAAAGTCCAGACCTTGCACCGGTTCCAGGAGAGCTCTTGGAAGCCGTGGTTGATCGTCAGCTGCGCTTGCTGGTGCCAGACAAAAGCCTGCAGATGTTCATGGCCCACGTGGAGCGAGCCCTGAGGAGGGACTgcagcctgccccagctccagcaggccTGTGCCAAGATGGTCTCAAAGACTGGGCTGCTTCTAAAGGTGCTCAGTGAGAGGCAAGAAACCCATGGAGCCTATGATCCCATGGGCCGGTGTCCTCTGCAAGAGAACATCTCCAGGCGCACAGCTCTGGAGGAGGATCAGGAGCCCACAGAGAAG ATGCGCTTCCTATCCCATGAAGGTGCTTCCCAAGCCAGCCATaccaggaaattgtggctgagAAG gttctgtgtAAAACTGGTacagagagggaggaaggataACAAGGAGGCACAGAATGTAGAGCAGCAAAGGGCAGAGAGCTCCTCCCACCGCCAGCCATTGTCGCTGCATGCCCGTGCATCCTTGCTTTTAAAAGGCCTTCCCTCCATCGGCGCTTTGCAGAGATTTTCTCTGTTCAGGAAATCTGAAGTGCCATTGGTTCAATGCATCACGGATTCCTATGAAAGTGACAAAAAAGGATTTCAGGAAGAGACATAG
- the LOC135286749 gene encoding uncharacterized protein LOC135286749 isoform X1 — MDMEQGRELNTSPVLILKPKEPSLGDHGTVTLVVALTLSADGVSSLHSSRTNSYPPQHLLGHEGKISAGDLRAKVKKKLHKAESIKAAKITVPHQPQFARLKHVVEKISSSWGQNQMEPRLNWQALNSWDLTSGLNHILDKSVDRHLRGEVEDLALRQNYVNSHKQPKKEDSQYWVGHNQLFYQVLSPVKSEGEPTATITKDEQRLNSNLDFLSDPLVQGQHAVSSRGGATAEKEHSSLGGHLLLMPDTTDTHWKQQEEGSRFLNKPWSPQSPDLAPVPGELLEAVVDRQLRLLVPDKSLQMFMAHVERALRRDCSLPQLQQACAKMVSKTGLLLKVLSERQETHGAYDPMGRCPLQENISRRTALEEDQEPTEKKPAHTQEMIMFVVLLSLFVIIGVMLKIFFHMRFLSHEGASQASHTRKLWLRRFCVKLVQRGRKDNKEAQNVEQQRAESSSHRQPLSLHARASLLLKGLPSIGALQRFSLFRKSEVPLVQCITDSYESDKKGFQEET, encoded by the exons ATGGACATGGAACAAGGCAGAGAGCTGAACACCAGCCCCGTGTTGATCCTCAAGCCCAAGGAGCCTTCACTGGGAGATCATGGAACTGTAACACTTGTGGTTGCCCTGACCCTGAGTGCTGATGGTGTCAGCAGCCTGCATAGCTCCAGAACAAATTCATATCCCCCTCAGCATCTCTTGGGGCACGAAGGCAAAATAAGTGCTGGTGACCTGAGGGCCAAGGTCAAGAAGAAGCTGCACAAGGCTGAAAGCATCAAGGCTGCAAAAATCACTGTCCCACACCAGCCCCAGTTTGCCAGGCTGAAGCATGTGGTGGAAAAGATCTCCTCAAGCTGGGGTCAAAATCAGATGGAACCACGTTTGAATTGGCAAGCACTGAACTCCTGGGATCTAACTAGTGGGTTAAACCACATTCTTGACAAATCTGTTGACAGGCACCTCAGAGGTGAGGTGGAAGATTTAGCTCTAAGGCAGAACTATGTCAATTCCCACAAACAGCCAAAAAAGGAAGACAGCCAGTATTGGGTTGGACATAATCAGCTTTTCTACCAGGTCTTGAGCCCTGTGAAATCAGAGGGAGAGCCCACAGCAACCATCACCAAAGATGAGCAGCGTCTAAACAGCAACCTGGATTTTCTCTCTGACCCATTGGTTCAGGGCCAACatgctgtgagcagcagaggaggagccACGGCTGAGAAGGAGCATTCCTCTCTAGGTGGGCACCTCCTGCTCATGCCTGACACCACAGACACACACTGGAAGCAACAGGAAGAAGGTTCCAGGTTCCTCAATAAACCTTGGAGCCCCCAAAGTCCAGACCTTGCACCGGTTCCAGGAGAGCTCTTGGAAGCCGTGGTTGATCGTCAGCTGCGCTTGCTGGTGCCAGACAAAAGCCTGCAGATGTTCATGGCCCACGTGGAGCGAGCCCTGAGGAGGGACTgcagcctgccccagctccagcaggccTGTGCCAAGATGGTCTCAAAGACTGGGCTGCTTCTAAAGGTGCTCAGTGAGAGGCAAGAAACCCATGGAGCCTATGATCCCATGGGCCGGTGTCCTCTGCAAGAGAACATCTCCAGGCGCACAGCTCTGGAGGAGGATCAGGAGCCCACAGAGAAG AAACCAGCGCATACACAGGAAATGATcatgtttgtggttttgttatCTCTCTTTGTTATCATTGGTGTGATGCTGAAAATCTTCTTCCAC ATGCGCTTCCTATCCCATGAAGGTGCTTCCCAAGCCAGCCATaccaggaaattgtggctgagAAG gttctgtgtAAAACTGGTacagagagggaggaaggataACAAGGAGGCACAGAATGTAGAGCAGCAAAGGGCAGAGAGCTCCTCCCACCGCCAGCCATTGTCGCTGCATGCCCGTGCATCCTTGCTTTTAAAAGGCCTTCCCTCCATCGGCGCTTTGCAGAGATTTTCTCTGTTCAGGAAATCTGAAGTGCCATTGGTTCAATGCATCACGGATTCCTATGAAAGTGACAAAAAAGGATTTCAGGAAGAGACATAG
- the PLEKHM1 gene encoding pleckstrin homology domain-containing family M member 1 isoform X2 has product MHSSHPEDPKEAIQLIKKQLVNAIKALQKQYVSSDTVVTSDDGNANTLCSALEAVFVHSLKAKHIKAETGGKGKKSGGRGPLPQPVFWGLLKSITHRNIVSELEQLMFINTDVGRCRAWLRLALNDGLMECYLKLLLRDRARLHEYYQAPALLLDAEECEFLLCYLQGLSSLTFELSYKSAVLNEWTITPLSLSGLCPVSELLEPLTSSEPRRKASLGSISQSSGSDEIEIQAPVLPISKASSKIKLTSSSLSLNTTSSSQLSSSLGSDSLPAVPCARSPERGEEPLSCDSDLGTATADDLDRSLQEVLSEFSKARPSPEAPEGRLLPNVLGCSPRPPPGPPASPARPAPSHRAQQEPPPSRDISAGTAAPAPPGHRDGDAGSSSGAPAPREDPGRANSSSSEGSQAVRSPTAQHLLSPLPGCPSWISEDDFYRPSPGESSRSTADTNGFGPEGDSEGPAPGLISALDLERLSVPSSDTGKPKISPEREQKGFSVVHRRQMGLSNPFRGLLKLGSLERRGAMGIWKEFSCELSPLELRLFLDHEERICMETFSLLRCESLALTHPDGRFELVFLGKKLFLRAPSQDEAEDWLDRIREALRKCRPQLEEEDWETLEYSEDGGEAQPVQGDSSALQYSDVPGNSLDWSPAPEAELDAIKEAVLYMDVDKTWVPFIFSLSLETLKCFKIRNNDKILSNSYGIETIQDILPDTSLGGPSFFKVITSKAVLKLQAENAEEAASWRELVREVLMSYLEGAEEALTLGGSLDGHSQVVLKNIVKENGFLLQYLVAIPMEKGLDSQSFICAGCSRQIGFSFARPKLCAFSGLYYCDSCHQDEESVIPSRLIHNWDLAKRGVCKQALKFLTQIRNQPLIDLRLVNESLYEHVERMGRILRSREQLKLLGDYLIMCRSGALKELSKRLDHRHYLLECPHKYSVADLRQIAEGTFEAFLQSLLQFASQHVYSCDLCTQRGFICQICNSSDIIFPFEFDTTTRCSECKTVFHRDCHARAPACPRCERRQRYQRQLEASTEPSL; this is encoded by the exons ATGCATTCCAGCCACCCCGAGGACCCCAAGGAAGCCATCCAG CTGATCAAGAAGCAGCTGGTGAATGCCATCAaggctctgcagaagcagtaTGTGAGCTCGGACACCGTGGTCACCAGCGATGATGGCAACGCCAACACACTCTGCAGTGCCCTGGAAGCTGTGTTTGTGCACAGCCTGAAGGCAAAGCACATCAAGGCAGAGactggggggaaagggaagaaatcaGGGGGTCGGGGCCCCCTTCCCCAGCCAGTCTTTTGGGGCCTGCTGAAGAGCATCACACACCG GAATATTGTCTCGGAGCTGGAACAGCTGATGTTTATCAACACGGACGTGGGGCGCTGCCGGGCCTGGCTGCGGCTGGCGCTCAACGACGGCCTCATGGAGTGTTacctgaagctgctgctgcgCGACCGGGCCCGGCTGCACGAGTACTAccaagccccagctctgctcctggatGCTGAGGAGTGCGAGTTTCTCCTCTGCTACTTGCAGGGTTTATCCTCCTTAACCTTTGAGCTCTCCTACAAGTCAGCAGTTCTGAACGAGTGGACTATCACCCCGCTGTCCCTGTCGGGTCTGTGTCCCGTGTCCGAGCTGCTGGAGCCCCTCACATCCTCTGAACCCCGCAGGAAAGCATCGCTGGGCTCCATCTCCCAGTCCTCAGGATCAGATGAGATCGAGATCCAAGCCCCTGTCCTGCCCATCAGCAAAGCCAGCAGCAAGATCAAGCTCACGTCGTCCTCGCTGAGCCTGAACACCACGAGCTCGTCGCAGCTCTCGTCCAGCCTGGGCTCCGACAGCCTCCCCGCGGTGCCGTGCGCCCGCAGCCCCGAGCGCGGCGAGGAGCCGCTGTCCTGCGACTCCGACCTGGGCACGGCCACCGCCGACGACCTCGACAGGTCCCTGCAGGA ggtgTTGTCCGAGTTCAGCAAGGCCAGGCCCAGCCCCGAGGCCCCGGAGGGACGGCTGCTCCCCAACGTGCTGGGCTGCTCCCCCCGGCCACCCCCGGGCCCCCCGGCAtcgcccgcccgcccggcaCCGTCCCACAGAGCGCAGCAGGAGCCTCCCCCCAGCAGGGACatctctgctgggacagcagcccCTGCGCCCCCCGGGCACAGGGACGGAGATGccggcagcagctctggagctccGGCCCCTCGGGAGGATCCAGGCAgagccaacagcagcagcagcgagggGAGCCAGGCTGTGCGCAGCCCCACGGCCCAGCACCTGCTCTCTCCCCTGCCGGGCTGTCCG AGCTGGATCTCAGAAGATGATTTCTACAGACCTTCCCCgggagagagcagcaggagcacggCTGACACCAACGGCTTTGGGCCAGAGGGGGACAGCGAGgggccagccccagggctcatCAGTGCTCTGGACTTGGAGAGGCTCTCAGTGCCATCCTCGGACACTGGGAAGCCCAAAATATCCCCGGAGCGGGAGCAGAAGGGCTTCAGCGTGGTGCACCGCAGGCAGATGG GTCTTTCCAACCCTTTCCGCGGGCTGCTGAAGCTGGGCAGCCTGGAACGGCGAGGAGCCATGGGGATTTGGAAGGAGTTTTCCTGCGAGCTGTCCCCGCTGGAGCTGCGGCTCTTCCTGGACCACGAGGAGCGGATCTGCATGGAGACCTTCTCCCTGCTGCGCTGCGAGTCCCTGGCGCTGACCCACCCGGACGGCCGCTTCGAGCTGGTTTTCCTGGGCAAAAAGCTCTTCCTCCGAGCCCCTTCCCAGGACGAGGCCGAGGACTGGCTGGACAGGATCCGCGAGGCACTGCGCAAGTGCCGGCcgcagctggaggaggaggactGGGAGACTCTGGAGTATTCTGAGGATGGAGGCGAAGCCCAGCCCGTCCAGGGCGATTCCAGTGCCCTCCAGTACAGTGATGTGCCTGGGAACAGCTTGGACTGGAGTCCAGCTCCAGAAGCAGAGCTGGATGCGATCAAAGAGGCTGTTCTGTACATGGACGTGGACAAAACCTGGGTCCcgtttattttttccctgtctcTAGAAACTCTGAAGTGCTTTAAAATCAGAAACAATGACAAAATTTTAAGCAACAGTTATGGCATAGAGACCATCCAGGACATCCTTCCAGACACCAGCCTGGGGGGACCCTCCTTCTTCAAGGTGATCACCTCCAAGGctgtgctgaagctgcaggctgAGAACGCGGAGGAGGCAGCCTCGTGGCGGGAGCTGGTCCGAGAGGTGCTCATGTCCTACCTGGAGGGTGCTGAGGAGGCTCTGACCCTGGGGGGCAGCTTGGATGGGCACTCCCAGGTGGTCCTGAAGAACATCGTGAAGGAAAACGGCTTCTTGTTGCAGTACCTGGTGGCTATCCCCATGGAGAAGGGCCTGGACTCGCAGAGCTTCATCTGTGCAG GCTGCTCCCGGCAGATCGGCTTCTCCTTCGCCAGGCCCAAGCTCTGCGCCTTCTCGGGGCTCTACTACTGCGACAGCTGCCACCAGGACGAGGAGAGCGTGATCCCCTCCCGCCTCATCCACAACTGGGATCTGGCCAAACGGGGG gtgtgcaaGCAGGCCCTGAAGTTCCTCACGCAGATCCGAAACCAGCCGCTGATCGACCTGAGGCTGGTCAACGAGAGCCTCTACGAGCACGTGGAGAGGATGGGGCGCATCCTGCGCAGCCGGGAGCAGCTGAAGCTCCTGGGGGATTATCTCATCATGTGCCGCAGCGGCGCCCTGAAGGAGCTCAGCAAGCG GCTTGATCACAGGCATTACCTCCTGGAGTGTCCCCACAAATACAGCGTGGCTGATCTGAGGCAG atCGCCGAGGGCACCTTCGAGGCCTTCCTGCAGTCGCTGCTGCAGTTTGCGTCGCAGCACGTGTACAGCTGCGACCTGTGCACCCAGCGTGGCTTCATCTGCCAGATCTGCAACAGCAGCGACATCATCTTCCCCTTCGAGTTCGACACTACCACCAG GTGCAGTGAATGCAAAACCGTCTTCCACCGGGACTGCCACGCCCGGGCCCCGGCGTGCCCGCGCTGCGAGCGGCGGCAGCGCTACCAGCGGCAGCTGGAGGCCAGCACGGAGCCCAGCCTGTAG
- the PLEKHM1 gene encoding pleckstrin homology domain-containing family M member 1 isoform X1, translating to MHSSHPEDPKEAIQLIKKQLVNAIKALQKQYVSSDTVVTSDDGNANTLCSALEAVFVHSLKAKHIKAETGGKGKKSGGRGPLPQPVFWGLLKSITHRNIVSELEQLMFINTDVGRCRAWLRLALNDGLMECYLKLLLRDRARLHEYYQAPALLLDAEECEFLLCYLQGLSSLTFELSYKSAVLNEWTITPLSLSGLCPVSELLEPLTSSEPRRKASLGSISQSSGSDEIEIQAPVLPISKASSKIKLTSSSLSLNTTSSSQLSSSLGSDSLPAVPCARSPERGEEPLSCDSDLGTATADDLDRSLQEVLSEFSKARPSPEAPEGRLLPNVLGCSPRPPPGPPASPARPAPSHRAQQEPPPSRDISAGTAAPAPPGHRDGDAGSSSGAPAPREDPGRANSSSSEGSQAVRSPTAQHLLSPLPGCPKSWISEDDFYRPSPGESSRSTADTNGFGPEGDSEGPAPGLISALDLERLSVPSSDTGKPKISPEREQKGFSVVHRRQMGLSNPFRGLLKLGSLERRGAMGIWKEFSCELSPLELRLFLDHEERICMETFSLLRCESLALTHPDGRFELVFLGKKLFLRAPSQDEAEDWLDRIREALRKCRPQLEEEDWETLEYSEDGGEAQPVQGDSSALQYSDVPGNSLDWSPAPEAELDAIKEAVLYMDVDKTWVPFIFSLSLETLKCFKIRNNDKILSNSYGIETIQDILPDTSLGGPSFFKVITSKAVLKLQAENAEEAASWRELVREVLMSYLEGAEEALTLGGSLDGHSQVVLKNIVKENGFLLQYLVAIPMEKGLDSQSFICAGCSRQIGFSFARPKLCAFSGLYYCDSCHQDEESVIPSRLIHNWDLAKRGVCKQALKFLTQIRNQPLIDLRLVNESLYEHVERMGRILRSREQLKLLGDYLIMCRSGALKELSKRLDHRHYLLECPHKYSVADLRQIAEGTFEAFLQSLLQFASQHVYSCDLCTQRGFICQICNSSDIIFPFEFDTTTRCSECKTVFHRDCHARAPACPRCERRQRYQRQLEASTEPSL from the exons ATGCATTCCAGCCACCCCGAGGACCCCAAGGAAGCCATCCAG CTGATCAAGAAGCAGCTGGTGAATGCCATCAaggctctgcagaagcagtaTGTGAGCTCGGACACCGTGGTCACCAGCGATGATGGCAACGCCAACACACTCTGCAGTGCCCTGGAAGCTGTGTTTGTGCACAGCCTGAAGGCAAAGCACATCAAGGCAGAGactggggggaaagggaagaaatcaGGGGGTCGGGGCCCCCTTCCCCAGCCAGTCTTTTGGGGCCTGCTGAAGAGCATCACACACCG GAATATTGTCTCGGAGCTGGAACAGCTGATGTTTATCAACACGGACGTGGGGCGCTGCCGGGCCTGGCTGCGGCTGGCGCTCAACGACGGCCTCATGGAGTGTTacctgaagctgctgctgcgCGACCGGGCCCGGCTGCACGAGTACTAccaagccccagctctgctcctggatGCTGAGGAGTGCGAGTTTCTCCTCTGCTACTTGCAGGGTTTATCCTCCTTAACCTTTGAGCTCTCCTACAAGTCAGCAGTTCTGAACGAGTGGACTATCACCCCGCTGTCCCTGTCGGGTCTGTGTCCCGTGTCCGAGCTGCTGGAGCCCCTCACATCCTCTGAACCCCGCAGGAAAGCATCGCTGGGCTCCATCTCCCAGTCCTCAGGATCAGATGAGATCGAGATCCAAGCCCCTGTCCTGCCCATCAGCAAAGCCAGCAGCAAGATCAAGCTCACGTCGTCCTCGCTGAGCCTGAACACCACGAGCTCGTCGCAGCTCTCGTCCAGCCTGGGCTCCGACAGCCTCCCCGCGGTGCCGTGCGCCCGCAGCCCCGAGCGCGGCGAGGAGCCGCTGTCCTGCGACTCCGACCTGGGCACGGCCACCGCCGACGACCTCGACAGGTCCCTGCAGGA ggtgTTGTCCGAGTTCAGCAAGGCCAGGCCCAGCCCCGAGGCCCCGGAGGGACGGCTGCTCCCCAACGTGCTGGGCTGCTCCCCCCGGCCACCCCCGGGCCCCCCGGCAtcgcccgcccgcccggcaCCGTCCCACAGAGCGCAGCAGGAGCCTCCCCCCAGCAGGGACatctctgctgggacagcagcccCTGCGCCCCCCGGGCACAGGGACGGAGATGccggcagcagctctggagctccGGCCCCTCGGGAGGATCCAGGCAgagccaacagcagcagcagcgagggGAGCCAGGCTGTGCGCAGCCCCACGGCCCAGCACCTGCTCTCTCCCCTGCCGGGCTGTCCG AAGAGCTGGATCTCAGAAGATGATTTCTACAGACCTTCCCCgggagagagcagcaggagcacggCTGACACCAACGGCTTTGGGCCAGAGGGGGACAGCGAGgggccagccccagggctcatCAGTGCTCTGGACTTGGAGAGGCTCTCAGTGCCATCCTCGGACACTGGGAAGCCCAAAATATCCCCGGAGCGGGAGCAGAAGGGCTTCAGCGTGGTGCACCGCAGGCAGATGG GTCTTTCCAACCCTTTCCGCGGGCTGCTGAAGCTGGGCAGCCTGGAACGGCGAGGAGCCATGGGGATTTGGAAGGAGTTTTCCTGCGAGCTGTCCCCGCTGGAGCTGCGGCTCTTCCTGGACCACGAGGAGCGGATCTGCATGGAGACCTTCTCCCTGCTGCGCTGCGAGTCCCTGGCGCTGACCCACCCGGACGGCCGCTTCGAGCTGGTTTTCCTGGGCAAAAAGCTCTTCCTCCGAGCCCCTTCCCAGGACGAGGCCGAGGACTGGCTGGACAGGATCCGCGAGGCACTGCGCAAGTGCCGGCcgcagctggaggaggaggactGGGAGACTCTGGAGTATTCTGAGGATGGAGGCGAAGCCCAGCCCGTCCAGGGCGATTCCAGTGCCCTCCAGTACAGTGATGTGCCTGGGAACAGCTTGGACTGGAGTCCAGCTCCAGAAGCAGAGCTGGATGCGATCAAAGAGGCTGTTCTGTACATGGACGTGGACAAAACCTGGGTCCcgtttattttttccctgtctcTAGAAACTCTGAAGTGCTTTAAAATCAGAAACAATGACAAAATTTTAAGCAACAGTTATGGCATAGAGACCATCCAGGACATCCTTCCAGACACCAGCCTGGGGGGACCCTCCTTCTTCAAGGTGATCACCTCCAAGGctgtgctgaagctgcaggctgAGAACGCGGAGGAGGCAGCCTCGTGGCGGGAGCTGGTCCGAGAGGTGCTCATGTCCTACCTGGAGGGTGCTGAGGAGGCTCTGACCCTGGGGGGCAGCTTGGATGGGCACTCCCAGGTGGTCCTGAAGAACATCGTGAAGGAAAACGGCTTCTTGTTGCAGTACCTGGTGGCTATCCCCATGGAGAAGGGCCTGGACTCGCAGAGCTTCATCTGTGCAG GCTGCTCCCGGCAGATCGGCTTCTCCTTCGCCAGGCCCAAGCTCTGCGCCTTCTCGGGGCTCTACTACTGCGACAGCTGCCACCAGGACGAGGAGAGCGTGATCCCCTCCCGCCTCATCCACAACTGGGATCTGGCCAAACGGGGG gtgtgcaaGCAGGCCCTGAAGTTCCTCACGCAGATCCGAAACCAGCCGCTGATCGACCTGAGGCTGGTCAACGAGAGCCTCTACGAGCACGTGGAGAGGATGGGGCGCATCCTGCGCAGCCGGGAGCAGCTGAAGCTCCTGGGGGATTATCTCATCATGTGCCGCAGCGGCGCCCTGAAGGAGCTCAGCAAGCG GCTTGATCACAGGCATTACCTCCTGGAGTGTCCCCACAAATACAGCGTGGCTGATCTGAGGCAG atCGCCGAGGGCACCTTCGAGGCCTTCCTGCAGTCGCTGCTGCAGTTTGCGTCGCAGCACGTGTACAGCTGCGACCTGTGCACCCAGCGTGGCTTCATCTGCCAGATCTGCAACAGCAGCGACATCATCTTCCCCTTCGAGTTCGACACTACCACCAG GTGCAGTGAATGCAAAACCGTCTTCCACCGGGACTGCCACGCCCGGGCCCCGGCGTGCCCGCGCTGCGAGCGGCGGCAGCGCTACCAGCGGCAGCTGGAGGCCAGCACGGAGCCCAGCCTGTAG